The window TGGGGTTTGAGTCAGGGGCCGACCTGCTCAAGAGGAGAAGCAACGTTATCAAACTATCAAGTTCCAGCAAGGAGCTTGATAAGCTGATGGCAGGCGGCTTTGAGACAGGCTGCATTACAGAAGTCTACGGAGCCTATGGATCAAGCAAGACGCAGATCGCCCACCAGCTTGCAGTCAATGTCCAGCTCCCTAAAGATCAGGGCGGCGCAGAAGGCGAAGCAGTCTACATTGATACAGAAAACACCTTCAGGCCTGAGCGCATCACCCAGATGGCAAAAGGGATGGGCCTTGACCCAGAAAAAGTCCTTGAGAACATCAAGGTTGCCAGAGCCTTTAACTCTGACCACCAGATGATTCTGGCAGAGAAGGTGGAAGACCTTATAAAAAAAGGAGTGAACGTCAGGCTTGTTGTTGTTGACTCCATGACTGCCCACTTCCGCGCAGAGTTCATTGGCAGAGGCACCCTTGCTGAGCGCCAGCAGAAGATCAACAAGCATATGCACGTCCTCCAGAGGCTTGCAGACCGCTACAACTTCGTCGTCCTTGTGACCAATCAGGTCATGGCAAGGCCAGACATGTTCTTCGGTGATCCGACTGAGGCGATTGGAGGCCACATCGTAGGCCACAACTCCACATTCAGGATCTATCTGCGAAGGGGAAAGAAGGGCAGCAGGGTAGCCAAGCTCGTTGACGCCCCTAACCTTCCGGAAGGAGAGGCAGTCTTCCAGGTTCTCGAGGAGGGAATCAGGGATCTTTGATCCTCTTTTTTTCTAATTTT of the Candidatus Nanoarchaeia archaeon genome contains:
- the radA gene encoding DNA repair and recombination protein RadA; its protein translation is MKQKLIQMEQPQEEMPKEKTLYDLPGVGPATAEKLEQAGFTDLMSVAVATPGELMDAAGLTEVGAKKIIVVARASLQMGFESGADLLKRRSNVIKLSSSSKELDKLMAGGFETGCITEVYGAYGSSKTQIAHQLAVNVQLPKDQGGAEGEAVYIDTENTFRPERITQMAKGMGLDPEKVLENIKVARAFNSDHQMILAEKVEDLIKKGVNVRLVVVDSMTAHFRAEFIGRGTLAERQQKINKHMHVLQRLADRYNFVVLVTNQVMARPDMFFGDPTEAIGGHIVGHNSTFRIYLRRGKKGSRVAKLVDAPNLPEGEAVFQVLEEGIRDL